In Cryptomeria japonica chromosome 10, Sugi_1.0, whole genome shotgun sequence, a genomic segment contains:
- the LOC131040368 gene encoding uncharacterized protein LOC131040368 — translation MAREQWPLDPCPSGFIGTRPRGARDGAWRYAYEGPDPGSIICIQCERILHGGINRLKYHLAGIDRHDARACPGTNEEIKRQMNALLAAGEEKKLQRERAKLAMRSAIAESQGVSIDLEEEEEALEGIVGSRRGPRIRKPSISSPIASASSSRVPGRGPVPLPSQRSGSIGDYFVPRNTPGGQPSLEASGWNKEVHEKTDIAVADFWYFNNIAFNVAENAYWLNLVTAMTVSGKGYKAPSRRDLSGRLLTNAVARAREVMEDQKIDWANYGCTILSDGWTDGKNRTIINFLVACKDNVVFLKSIDASNKVKNAETLAGMLERVIMEVGVENVVQIITDNAAAYVSAGRILQERHPTLFWTPCAAHVLDLLLEDIGKLEWVTPVVEDARRITKYIYNHPWVLNLMRQHTQGKDLVRAGVTRFATIFLTLQSILAALTSLKQMFVSGEWLNSPYSKKPEGEAVACIVFDNQFAQRAAEIVKVSEPLVRVLRLVDGDKTPMGYLYEAMDRAKESIKNYYKGDRLKFDPIWEIVDRRWNNQLHQPIHAAGYFLNPRFRFGGSYSDSNGEVMEGLSTCIERMVPDVEERDLIVSELQNYEGGRGKLFSSELARRGRTTQTPDAWWQNWGGNTPHLKKFALRVLCQPCSSSNCERNWSLFEAIHTKKRSKLAQKRLNDLVYVQYNLRLRVKKVEELEGGPIDLDDIDPYSDWTSQEQPPLFSDTDITDLERQAMEEGGGFGFRLDDIEEDEDEDEDEDEDSLPVPEAGGDIASSRMENESQSTIPSEEAQSRPVPQQTYTTRQSRPSSSTSPHVFSRAGKRKL, via the exons atggcaagggagcaatggccactagatccatgcccatctggatttataggcacccgtcctagaggtgctagagatggggcatggaggtatgcctatgagggacccgatcctgggtcaattatatgcatacagtgtgagagaatacttcatggaggcatcaaccgcctcaaataccaccttgcaggaatagataggcatgatgctagagcatgccctgggaccaatgaagaaataaaaagacaaatgaatgcccttcttgcagctggggaagagaagaaactgcaaagggagagggcaaaactagccatgagatcagccatagctgaatctcaaggtgtttctattgaccttgaagaggaagaagaagcacttgagggcatagtgggctctcggcgtggcccacgtatccgcaaaccGTCCATCAGCTCACCCATTgcttctgcttcctctagtagagtacctggccGGGGCcctgttccacttccatcacaacgATCAGGTtcgataggtgattattttgtgcccagaaACACACCTGGaggacaaccatcattagaggctagtggatggaataaggaggtacatgagaaaactgacattgcagttgctgatttttggtacttcaacaacattgcattcaatgtggcggagaatgcttattggttgaatttggtgactgctatgacagtttcaggaaaggggtacaaggccccttctcgcagggatttgagtgggag gttgctcacaaatgcagttgctagggcaagagaagtgatggaggatcaaaaaattgattgggcaaattatggctgcaccattctttctgatgggtggacagatggcaagaaccgcaccatcatcaattttttggtcgcttgcaaggacaatgtagtgttcttgaaatctatcgatgcctccaacaaggtgaaaaatgcagaaacattggctggaatgttggagcgtgtcatcatggaggtgggggtagagaatgtggtgcaaatcatcacagataatgcagcagcatatgtgtcagcag gaagaatcctccaagagaggcaccccactcttttttggacaccttgtgcagcacatgtccttgaccttcttttggaggacataggaaaacttgagtgggtgactccagttgtggaagatgcaaggaggatcactaaatatatctacaatcacccttgggtcctaaatttgatgagacaacacacgcaagggaaagatttggtgagagctggtgtcacaaggtttgcaacgattttcttgacgttgcaaagcattcttgctgcattgacttctttgaaacaaatgtttgtgagtggagaatggcttaactcaccttattcaaagaagcctgaaggagaggctgtcgcatgcatagtcttcgacaaccaatttgcacaaagggctgcagagattgtgaag gtgtcagagcccttggttcgagttcttcgcttggtggatggggataaaaccccaatgggatatctttatgaggccatggatagggccaaagagtctatcaaaaattactacaagggggataggctcaaatttgatcccatttgggaaattgttgataggaggtggaacaatcagctccaccaacccattcatgcagcagggtacttcctcaaccctcgttttaggttcgggggttcttactcagattcgaatggagaagtcatggagggcctcagtacatgcattgagaggatggtacctgatgttgaggagagagacctcattgtgagtgagctccaaaattatgagggaggaaggggtaagctattctcttcagagctggctaggagaggaagaaccactcaaaccccag atgcttggtggcaaaattggggtggaaacaccccacatctcaaaaaatttgccctcagagtcttatgtcagccttgcagttcatccaattgtgagcgcaattggagcttgtttgaagcaatccacacgaagaagaggagcaagttagcgcagaaacggctcaatgaccttgtctacgtgcaatataatcttcgattgcgcgtaaagaaggtagaggaactagaaggtggtccaattgacttggatgatatagatccttacagtgattggacatcacaggagcagcctccattgttttccgacactgacatcactgatttggagaggcaggctatggaggaggggggtggatttggtttcaggctggatgacattgaggaggatgaggatgaggatgaggatgaggatgaggattcattgccagtgccagaggcaggtggagacatagcttcatccaggatggagaatgagtctcaatcaaccataccgagcgaggaggcacagtcacgcccagtcccacagcagacttatacaactagacagtctagaccctctagttctacctctccccatgttttttctagagctgggaagaggaagttgtaa